A DNA window from Nocardioides palaemonis contains the following coding sequences:
- a CDS encoding inositol monophosphatase family protein codes for MPLSGSPDYTDDLRLAHLLADDADSLTQARFKALDLHVMSKPDLTPVTDADQAVEEGIRRTLSRVRSRDAVVGEEQGTTGHSQRRWIVDPIDGTKNFVRGVPVWATLIALAVDDEVVLGVVSAPQLQRRWWASVGNGAWTGRSLLKATRCEVSDVRRLEDASLSYSSLSGWDERDRLDDFVSLSRRCWRTRAYGDFWSYMLLAEGAVDLAAEPELQLYDMAALDVIVREAGGRFTSLDGTDGPWGGNALASNGHLHDAALSFLGTTDDDGSDPDVPRRGPGSVSSLRARQAPPVLD; via the coding sequence ATGCCCCTCTCCGGCTCCCCCGACTACACCGACGACCTGAGGCTCGCGCACCTGCTCGCCGACGACGCCGACTCGCTCACCCAGGCCCGCTTCAAGGCGCTCGACCTGCACGTGATGAGCAAGCCCGACCTGACCCCCGTCACCGACGCGGACCAAGCCGTTGAGGAGGGCATCCGCCGCACGCTGTCCCGGGTCCGCTCGCGCGACGCCGTCGTGGGCGAGGAGCAGGGCACCACCGGCCACAGCCAGCGCCGCTGGATCGTCGACCCCATCGACGGCACCAAGAACTTCGTGCGCGGCGTCCCGGTCTGGGCGACCCTCATCGCCCTCGCGGTCGACGACGAGGTGGTCCTCGGCGTGGTCTCGGCGCCCCAGCTCCAGCGCCGCTGGTGGGCGTCGGTCGGCAACGGCGCGTGGACCGGTCGGTCGCTGCTGAAGGCCACCCGGTGCGAGGTGTCCGACGTGCGCCGCCTCGAGGACGCGTCGCTGAGCTATTCCTCGCTGTCCGGCTGGGACGAGCGCGACCGGCTCGACGACTTCGTGTCGCTGTCGCGCCGCTGCTGGCGCACCCGCGCCTACGGCGACTTCTGGTCCTACATGCTGCTCGCCGAGGGCGCGGTCGACCTCGCCGCCGAGCCCGAGCTCCAGCTCTACGACATGGCCGCCCTCGACGTGATCGTGCGCGAGGCCGGCGGGCGGTTCACCTCGCTCGACGGCACCGACGGCCCGTGGGGCGGGAACGCCCTGGCGTCCAACGGCCACCTCCACGACGCGGCCCTGTCCTTCCTCGGCACGACCGACGACGACGGCTCCGACCCCGACGTGCCGCGGCGCGGTCCCGGGTCGGTGAGCAGCCTGCGCGCCCGCCAGGCGCCGCCCGTCCTCGACTGA
- a CDS encoding CBS domain-containing protein produces the protein MRISDVVHAKPSQDVVTISPDATVRELVALLHEHNVGALVVSDDGATVTGIVSERDVVRRLHSDEAVLDAVVRDIMTSDVRTCSAGDALTDLMQTMTAHRIRHVPVVADGRLTGIISIGDVVKNRIGELEFERDQLDSYVHQT, from the coding sequence ATGAGGATCAGCGACGTGGTCCACGCCAAGCCCAGCCAGGACGTGGTGACCATCAGCCCGGACGCGACCGTGCGCGAGCTCGTCGCCCTGCTGCACGAGCACAACGTCGGCGCGCTCGTGGTCAGCGACGACGGTGCGACCGTCACCGGCATCGTGAGCGAGCGCGACGTGGTGCGTCGCCTGCACTCCGACGAGGCCGTCCTCGACGCCGTCGTGCGCGACATCATGACCTCCGACGTCCGCACCTGCTCGGCCGGCGACGCGCTCACCGACCTGATGCAGACCATGACCGCCCACCGCATCCGGCACGTCCCGGTGGTGGCCGACGGACGGCTGACCGGCATCATCTCCATCGGTGACGTGGTCAAGAACCGCATCGGCGAGCTCGAGTTCGAGCGCGACCAGCTCGACAGCTACGTCCACCAGACCTGA
- a CDS encoding FKBP-type peptidyl-prolyl cis-trans isomerase: MSDKPDVDPHMGEVPADLEVTDLVEGDGTEATSGSTVSVHYVGVAHSTGEEFDASYNRGTPLQFRLGIGQVISGWDTGVQGMKVGGRRRLVIPPHLGYGDRGAGGVIKPGETLIFVVDLLEVR, translated from the coding sequence ATGAGCGACAAGCCCGACGTCGACCCGCACATGGGTGAGGTGCCCGCCGACCTCGAGGTCACCGACCTCGTGGAGGGCGACGGCACCGAGGCCACCTCGGGGTCGACCGTCTCGGTCCACTACGTGGGCGTGGCCCACTCGACCGGCGAGGAGTTCGACGCCTCCTACAACCGCGGCACCCCGCTGCAGTTCCGCCTCGGCATCGGCCAGGTCATCTCCGGCTGGGACACCGGCGTGCAGGGCATGAAGGTGGGCGGTCGCCGCCGCCTCGTCATCCCGCCGCACCTCGGCTACGGCGACCGCGGCGCCGGCGGCGTGATCAAGCCGGGCGAGACCCTGATCTTCGTGGTCGACCTGCTCGAGGTCCGCTGA
- a CDS encoding response regulator transcription factor: MSGTSGHPATGDATAQISLAVVDDDPMVRAALGMMLGGGSGIRVVAEAGDGEEALTVVPASGADVVLMDIRMPVRDGLSATEELLRAHPDLKVIVLTTFDTDDMVLRALRTGAAGFLLKDTPPARLVEAIRTVASGQPMLSPSVTAQLIAAVTRSEPEGRVRDRAQEAQEALAVLTEREREVAGGVARGLSNAEIAAELYMGVPTVKTHVGRLFTKLGVENRVQVAILVHDAQQ; the protein is encoded by the coding sequence GTGAGCGGCACCTCGGGACACCCGGCCACGGGAGACGCCACCGCGCAGATCTCGCTCGCGGTCGTCGACGACGACCCGATGGTGCGCGCCGCGCTGGGGATGATGCTCGGCGGCGGGTCGGGGATCCGGGTCGTGGCCGAGGCGGGCGACGGCGAGGAGGCGCTCACGGTCGTGCCGGCCTCGGGTGCCGACGTGGTGCTGATGGACATCCGGATGCCGGTGCGCGACGGGCTCAGCGCCACCGAGGAGCTGCTGCGCGCCCACCCGGACCTGAAGGTCATCGTGCTGACGACGTTCGACACCGACGACATGGTCCTTCGGGCGCTGCGCACGGGCGCGGCGGGCTTCCTGCTCAAGGACACACCGCCGGCGCGGCTGGTCGAGGCGATCCGGACGGTGGCGTCCGGGCAGCCGATGCTGTCGCCGAGCGTGACCGCCCAGCTGATCGCGGCGGTGACGCGGTCCGAGCCGGAGGGCCGGGTGCGCGACCGGGCCCAGGAGGCGCAGGAGGCGCTGGCCGTGCTCACCGAGCGCGAGCGCGAGGTGGCGGGCGGCGTGGCCCGCGGGCTGAGCAACGCCGAGATCGCGGCGGAGCTCTACATGGGCGTGCCGACGGTGAAGACCCACGTCGGGCGGTTGTTCACCAAGCTGGGCGTCGAGAACCGGGTGCAGGTCGCGATCCTGGTGCACGACGCCCAGCAGTGA
- a CDS encoding sensor histidine kinase, producing the protein MARRPEDPAPRVGRWGSVWRYALALAISALVWAAPLASATERAPDAAMTWFLWGDPAVGLLSFVLVRWRHRHPAAISLLLTAFGCVSASSAGPASWVVGSLASHRRWRLLALVLPLSILSGVVQERVGISEDALPLWVAVVFGVLVNGILLATGYAMGSQRQLVESYRDRALTAEREQQARVAQAQAAERTRIAREMHDVLAHRISLVAMNAGTLSYRTDLSAEEQATAARSIEENAHRALSDLRAVLGVLRDPTRPTDGVPERPQPGIEAVAGLVAEEADGGMRVRLTDRVEGEVPAATGRTAYRIVQEALTNVRKHAAGTTVTVDLEGAPADGLTVSVRNAAPVARPRGPALPASGLGLIGLAERAALAGGRISHGTEPTGGYAVRAWIPWDS; encoded by the coding sequence ATGGCGCGCCGACCGGAGGACCCCGCGCCCCGGGTGGGTCGCTGGGGGTCGGTCTGGCGCTACGCGCTGGCGCTCGCGATCAGCGCGCTGGTGTGGGCGGCGCCGCTGGCCAGCGCGACCGAGCGGGCCCCGGACGCCGCGATGACGTGGTTCCTGTGGGGCGACCCGGCCGTGGGGCTGCTGTCGTTCGTGCTGGTGCGCTGGCGCCACCGGCACCCGGCGGCGATCTCCCTGCTGCTGACGGCCTTCGGGTGCGTCTCCGCCTCGAGCGCCGGCCCGGCGTCGTGGGTCGTGGGGTCGCTGGCCTCGCACCGCCGGTGGCGGCTGCTGGCGCTGGTCCTGCCGCTGAGCATCCTGTCCGGGGTCGTGCAGGAGCGCGTGGGGATCTCCGAGGACGCGTTGCCGCTCTGGGTGGCGGTGGTCTTCGGCGTGCTGGTCAACGGCATCCTGCTCGCCACCGGCTACGCGATGGGCTCCCAGCGCCAGCTGGTCGAGTCCTACCGCGACCGGGCCCTCACCGCCGAGCGCGAGCAGCAGGCCCGGGTGGCCCAGGCGCAGGCCGCCGAGCGCACCAGGATCGCGCGGGAGATGCACGACGTGCTGGCCCACCGGATCTCGCTGGTCGCGATGAACGCCGGCACCCTGAGCTATCGCACCGACCTCTCGGCCGAGGAGCAGGCGACGGCCGCGCGCTCGATCGAGGAGAACGCCCACCGCGCGCTGTCCGACCTGCGCGCGGTGCTCGGCGTGCTGCGCGACCCGACCCGTCCCACCGACGGCGTGCCGGAGCGGCCGCAGCCGGGCATCGAGGCCGTCGCCGGACTGGTGGCCGAGGAGGCCGACGGGGGGATGCGCGTACGCCTCACCGACCGGGTCGAGGGCGAGGTGCCGGCCGCGACCGGTCGCACGGCCTACCGGATCGTGCAGGAGGCCCTCACCAACGTGCGCAAGCACGCCGCGGGGACCACCGTGACGGTCGACCTCGAGGGCGCGCCGGCCGACGGGCTCACCGTCTCGGTGCGCAACGCGGCACCGGTCGCCCGGCCACGCGGGCCGGCCCTGCCCGCGTCCGGCCTGGGGCTGATCGGGCTCGCCGAGCGGGCCGCCCTGGCCGGCGGCCGGATCAGCCACGGCACGGAGCCCACCGGCGGGTACGCCGTGCGGGCATGGATACCGTGGGACTCGTGA
- a CDS encoding ABC transporter ATP-binding protein has protein sequence MITVENLTKRYGGFTAVDGISFEVRPGSVVGFLGPNGAGKSTAMRMMTGLTPATSGRSTILGQPYRELHNPGRQVGVMLDASAQHPGRTGREVLRVAAVSVGVGKQRVDEVLSLVGLTDEEAGRRVRNYSLGMRQRLGLAAALLGEPQVLILDEPANGLDPQGIHWMRGLLRTFADGGGTVLLSSHLLHEVQIVADDLVMIGRGRIVAMGSKEELLSKGGTSVHSTDDARLAGLLDQAGVAYTRTGNGLVVDAEAAVVGKIAAAEQVVLLELRSGGSEGLEEMFLGLTAATSREGDAA, from the coding sequence ATGATCACAGTCGAGAACCTCACCAAGCGCTACGGCGGGTTCACCGCCGTGGACGGCATCTCGTTCGAGGTGCGCCCCGGCAGCGTCGTCGGGTTCCTCGGACCCAACGGCGCCGGCAAGTCCACCGCGATGCGGATGATGACCGGGCTCACCCCGGCCACCTCCGGGCGCTCCACCATCCTGGGCCAGCCCTACCGCGAGCTGCACAACCCGGGCCGCCAGGTCGGCGTCATGCTCGACGCCTCGGCCCAGCACCCCGGCCGCACCGGCCGCGAGGTCCTGCGGGTGGCGGCCGTGTCGGTCGGCGTCGGCAAGCAGCGCGTCGACGAGGTGCTGTCCCTCGTCGGCCTGACCGACGAGGAGGCCGGTCGCCGGGTCCGCAACTACTCCCTCGGCATGCGCCAGCGTCTCGGCCTGGCCGCGGCGCTGCTCGGCGAGCCGCAGGTGCTGATCCTGGACGAGCCGGCCAACGGCCTCGACCCGCAGGGCATCCACTGGATGCGCGGGCTCCTGCGCACCTTCGCCGACGGCGGCGGCACCGTGCTGCTGTCGAGCCACCTGCTCCACGAGGTCCAGATCGTCGCCGACGACCTGGTCATGATCGGCCGCGGCCGGATCGTGGCGATGGGCTCGAAGGAGGAACTGCTGAGCAAGGGCGGCACCTCCGTCCACTCCACCGACGACGCCCGCCTCGCGGGCCTCCTCGACCAGGCCGGGGTGGCGTACACCCGGACCGGCAACGGCCTGGTGGTCGACGCCGAGGCCGCCGTGGTCGGCAAGATCGCGGCCGCCGAGCAGGTCGTGCTCCTCGAGCTGCGCTCCGGCGGCTCGGAGGGCCTCGAGGAGATGTTCCTGGGCCTCACGGCCGCCACCTCACGCGAAGGAGACGCAGCATGA
- a CDS encoding RNA-binding S4 domain-containing protein: MAPSAPEPIDVPIRDESIRLGQFLKLANLVETGAEAKPVIADGAVQVNGEVETRRGRQLAPGDVVTLGGLAARVATGEVEVDVPW, translated from the coding sequence ATGGCCCCCTCCGCCCCCGAGCCCATCGACGTACCGATCCGCGACGAGTCCATCCGGCTCGGGCAGTTCCTCAAGCTGGCCAACCTCGTGGAGACCGGCGCGGAGGCCAAGCCGGTGATCGCCGACGGCGCGGTGCAGGTCAACGGGGAGGTCGAGACGCGGCGGGGCCGCCAGCTCGCCCCCGGTGACGTGGTCACGCTCGGCGGGCTGGCGGCCCGGGTCGCCACCGGGGAGGTCGAGGTCGACGTCCCCTGGTGA
- a CDS encoding DUF445 domain-containing protein, translating into MTASPTTAPASRPGPVPLITPDPGADEARRRGLRQMRTLAVGLLVLAACVYVATLGRDGFWGFVNAGAEASMVGAIADWFAVTALFKHPLGLPIPHTALVPRRKDELGKGLEEFVGENFLQEEIIRERIAAATISARVGDWLSDPANARRVVDEASDVAAIALGKVRDEHVADLVTHALVPRFREEPISPLLGTMLMEVLRDDLHHGLVDLALDEMHRWLLENPDTFSSVLEERAPWWAPPKLNDAVTSRLHVQALAWLEDIRDDPHHRAREALDSMLGQLATDLLHDDETRARAEALKDRLLDHPQVVATAISLWKAMRAALLASVRDRDGAVRQRLLAELTAFSARLRDDPALRERLDRYAADSAVFLVGRYGAELTTVITHTIERWDGKEAARRIELHVGRDLQFIRINGTIVGGLVGVLIHALSLLVH; encoded by the coding sequence ATGACCGCCAGCCCGACCACCGCTCCCGCGAGCCGCCCCGGTCCCGTCCCGCTCATCACCCCGGACCCCGGCGCCGACGAGGCACGTCGGCGCGGCCTGCGGCAGATGCGCACCCTCGCGGTCGGGCTGCTGGTGCTCGCGGCGTGCGTCTACGTCGCCACGCTCGGCCGCGACGGCTTCTGGGGCTTCGTCAACGCCGGGGCCGAGGCGTCCATGGTGGGCGCGATCGCCGACTGGTTCGCGGTGACGGCCCTCTTCAAGCACCCGCTGGGGCTGCCGATCCCGCACACCGCGCTGGTGCCGCGGCGCAAGGACGAGCTCGGCAAGGGCCTCGAGGAGTTCGTGGGGGAGAACTTCCTGCAGGAGGAGATCATCCGCGAGCGGATCGCGGCGGCCACCATCTCGGCCCGCGTCGGCGACTGGCTCTCCGACCCCGCGAACGCGCGCCGGGTGGTCGACGAGGCGTCCGACGTCGCCGCGATCGCGCTCGGCAAGGTCCGCGACGAGCACGTCGCCGACCTCGTCACCCACGCCCTGGTGCCGCGGTTCCGCGAGGAGCCGATCTCGCCGCTGCTCGGCACGATGCTGATGGAGGTGCTGCGCGACGACCTGCACCACGGCCTGGTCGACCTCGCGCTGGACGAGATGCACCGGTGGCTCCTGGAGAACCCCGACACCTTCTCCAGCGTGCTGGAGGAGCGGGCGCCGTGGTGGGCACCGCCCAAGCTCAACGACGCGGTCACCTCGCGCCTGCACGTCCAGGCGCTCGCGTGGCTCGAGGACATCCGCGACGACCCGCACCACCGGGCCCGCGAGGCCCTCGACTCGATGCTCGGCCAGCTCGCCACCGACCTGCTGCACGACGACGAGACCCGCGCGCGCGCCGAGGCGCTCAAGGACCGGCTGCTCGACCACCCGCAGGTGGTCGCCACGGCCATCTCGCTGTGGAAGGCGATGCGCGCGGCGCTGCTCGCCTCGGTCCGCGACCGCGACGGCGCGGTGCGCCAGCGGCTGCTCGCCGAGCTCACCGCGTTCTCCGCCCGCCTGCGCGACGACCCCGCGCTGCGCGAGCGGCTCGACCGGTACGCCGCCGACAGCGCGGTGTTCCTCGTGGGGCGCTACGGCGCGGAGCTGACCACCGTCATCACCCACACCATCGAGCGGTGGGACGGCAAGGAGGCGGCCCGCCGCATCGAGCTGCACGTCGGGCGCGACCTGCAGTTCATCCGGATCAACGGCACGATCGTGGGCGGTCTGGTGGGCGTGCTGATCCACGCGCTGAGCCTGCTGGTTCACTGA
- a CDS encoding adenylyltransferase/cytidyltransferase family protein translates to MPRTVITFGTFDVFHVGHLRVLERAAALGDRLVVGVSADALNERKKGRVPVFSEKERLAIVGALKVVDDVFVEESLEQKRDYILQHGADVLVMGDDWAGKFDEFGDVCEVVYLERTPAISTTAIIEHIADL, encoded by the coding sequence ATGCCTCGCACCGTGATCACCTTCGGGACGTTCGACGTGTTCCACGTCGGGCACCTCCGCGTGCTCGAACGGGCCGCGGCCCTGGGCGACCGACTGGTCGTCGGCGTCTCCGCCGACGCCCTCAACGAGCGCAAGAAGGGCCGGGTCCCGGTGTTCAGCGAGAAGGAGCGGCTCGCCATCGTCGGCGCCCTCAAGGTCGTCGACGACGTCTTCGTCGAGGAGAGCCTGGAGCAGAAGCGCGACTACATCCTCCAGCACGGCGCCGACGTGCTCGTGATGGGCGACGACTGGGCCGGGAAGTTCGACGAGTTCGGCGACGTCTGCGAGGTGGTCTACCTCGAGCGGACGCCCGCGATCTCGACCACCGCGATCATCGAGCACATCGCCGATCTCTAG
- a CDS encoding MXAN_6640 family putative metalloprotease, producing MRRTITAAVAVALLGGAALSAPAVAADTARRGDTFSVDPSASPSDVSPRTTFSFDPGLTTGSGLTEVPELTPAGALSTALRVVKGNARAGDPSATLALRDLFMKRDSLTGAQRRRADALLARPTDGSSGDPGGPYTVPEAQPVCNARLCIHYVPNGPDAPPSVEWVNQTLAVMDQVWTQEVDSLGYRAPLTDGARGGGPQFDVYLKNLGSQGIYGYCAPETRVAKRTASAYCALDNDFSTAEFPSATPAANQLVTAAHEFFHAIQYAYDYAEDVWMMESTATWMEERIATDVNDNRQYLATSPLLVPTAPLDYFSQSATFQYGTWIWWEYLSTTYGNKIVRKAWQEAGSLKKDGGKNSIQTLQKILRKKGGFTKNFARFAAGNLTPAANFPEGAEYAYPRFAGKVLTKKKRSKRFSTKIFHLASTSYGYVPKKLNGKKWKLAVSVNGPARRTSPAAVVVVHLANGKRQVKQVRLNHNGDGRKKVSFNSKKVVMVTVTLVNASTRYRCNKGTTLSCRGIPLDDKMRFSVTGRVTKH from the coding sequence ATGCGCAGAACCATCACCGCCGCTGTCGCCGTCGCACTCCTGGGTGGCGCTGCGCTGTCCGCGCCTGCCGTCGCCGCGGACACCGCGAGGCGGGGCGACACGTTCTCGGTCGACCCCTCGGCGTCGCCCAGCGACGTCTCGCCCCGGACCACCTTCTCGTTCGACCCCGGCCTGACGACCGGCAGCGGGCTCACCGAGGTCCCCGAGCTGACGCCGGCCGGTGCCCTGTCCACGGCGCTGCGCGTCGTCAAGGGCAACGCCCGCGCCGGGGACCCCTCCGCGACCCTGGCCCTCCGTGACCTGTTCATGAAGCGCGACTCCCTCACGGGCGCCCAGCGGCGGCGCGCCGACGCCCTCCTCGCCCGCCCGACCGACGGCTCCAGCGGGGACCCCGGAGGCCCCTACACGGTCCCGGAGGCCCAGCCCGTCTGCAACGCACGCCTGTGCATCCACTACGTGCCGAACGGCCCGGACGCGCCGCCCTCGGTCGAGTGGGTCAACCAGACCCTCGCGGTCATGGACCAGGTGTGGACCCAGGAGGTCGACAGCCTGGGCTACCGCGCCCCGCTCACCGACGGCGCGCGAGGCGGCGGCCCCCAGTTCGACGTCTACCTCAAGAACCTCGGCTCGCAGGGCATCTACGGCTACTGCGCGCCCGAGACGCGCGTCGCGAAGCGGACGGCGTCCGCCTACTGCGCGCTCGACAACGACTTCTCGACGGCCGAGTTCCCGAGCGCCACCCCGGCGGCGAACCAGCTCGTCACGGCCGCCCACGAGTTCTTCCACGCCATCCAGTACGCCTACGACTACGCCGAGGACGTCTGGATGATGGAGTCCACCGCGACGTGGATGGAGGAGCGCATCGCGACGGACGTCAACGACAACCGCCAGTACCTCGCGACCAGCCCGCTCCTGGTGCCCACGGCTCCCCTCGACTACTTCAGCCAGTCGGCGACGTTCCAGTACGGCACGTGGATCTGGTGGGAGTACCTCTCGACCACGTACGGCAACAAGATCGTCAGGAAGGCCTGGCAGGAGGCCGGCTCCCTGAAGAAGGACGGCGGCAAGAACAGCATCCAGACCCTGCAGAAGATCCTGCGGAAGAAGGGCGGGTTCACCAAGAACTTCGCACGCTTCGCCGCGGGCAACCTGACGCCGGCCGCCAACTTCCCCGAGGGCGCCGAGTACGCGTACCCGCGCTTCGCCGGGAAGGTGCTGACCAAGAAGAAGCGGTCCAAGCGGTTCTCGACCAAGATCTTCCACCTGGCGTCCACCAGCTACGGCTACGTCCCGAAGAAGCTCAACGGCAAGAAGTGGAAGCTCGCGGTCTCGGTCAACGGCCCGGCGCGACGCACCTCGCCGGCGGCAGTGGTGGTCGTGCACCTCGCCAACGGCAAGCGCCAGGTCAAGCAGGTCAGGCTCAACCACAACGGTGACGGCCGCAAGAAGGTGAGCTTCAACAGCAAGAAGGTCGTCATGGTCACCGTGACGCTGGTCAACGCCTCGACCCGCTACCGCTGCAACAAGGGGACCACCCTGTCGTGCCGGGGCATCCCGCTCGACGACAAGATGAGGTTCTCCGTGACCGGTCGGGTCACGAAGCACTGA
- a CDS encoding TetR/AcrR family transcriptional regulator, whose translation MSDPEVPVRRRLTADDRRRQLVGIGLAMIVEKPIQDLSLDDVAAEAGISRGLLFHYFATKTDFYLACVAAAGRRMLRNTAPDPALPGAEQAVETTRLMVEQIERRRGFYLALVHGHAVADPRVGEVMDSVRDGSTDRVVAALDVPARQRDVVRAWWAYTEDRALTWSAVPTGERPVPLSVLVEECVAALHALLAISP comes from the coding sequence GTGTCCGATCCCGAGGTCCCCGTCCGGCGCCGCCTGACGGCCGACGACCGGCGTCGACAGCTGGTCGGCATCGGGCTGGCGATGATCGTGGAGAAGCCGATCCAGGACCTGTCGCTCGACGACGTCGCCGCGGAGGCCGGCATCTCGCGCGGGCTGCTGTTCCACTACTTCGCGACCAAGACCGACTTCTACCTCGCGTGCGTCGCCGCGGCCGGGCGCCGGATGCTGCGCAACACCGCGCCCGACCCCGCGCTGCCCGGCGCGGAGCAGGCGGTCGAGACGACCCGCCTGATGGTGGAGCAGATCGAGCGCCGACGCGGGTTCTACCTCGCGCTGGTGCACGGGCACGCCGTCGCCGACCCGCGCGTCGGCGAGGTGATGGACTCGGTGCGCGACGGCAGCACCGACCGGGTGGTCGCGGCGCTCGACGTGCCGGCGCGGCAGCGCGACGTCGTGCGCGCGTGGTGGGCCTACACGGAGGACCGGGCGCTCACCTGGTCGGCAGTGCCGACCGGCGAGCGCCCGGTCCCGTTGTCCGTGCTGGTCGAGGAGTGCGTCGCCGCGCTCCACGCCCTGCTGGCGATCAGTCCGTGA
- a CDS encoding acyl-CoA dehydrogenase family protein: MDFSLSPRAADLQARVRTFVTDEVEPVEAEVHARTTRLRESGGDHWTPDPVIAELQAKARAQGLWNLFLPAEHAGRYAADFGTDGGEGLSNVDYAPVAEAMGRSFLAPLVFNSNAPDTGNMEVLLRYGTEEQKAQWLEPLLRAEIRSAFCMTEPDVASSDATNMAATARLEGDEVVINGRKWWSTGVGNPDCKVLVFMGLSDPDADRHSRHTMVLVPRDAPGVTVERMLTTMGYYDEPLGHGEVSFDDVRVPASNILLGPGRAFEIAQGRLGPGRVHHCMRAIGLAERALELGCARAVSRTAFGKPIANLGGNRERIADARIAINRSRLLVMHAAWLLDQGMSREAYSAVSEIKVEVPNMALDVIDTAIQLHGGAGVSDDFPLANAWVGARTLRLADGPDEVHRNVVAKIELGKHA; encoded by the coding sequence ATGGACTTCTCGCTCTCCCCCCGCGCCGCCGACCTCCAGGCCCGCGTGCGCACGTTCGTCACCGACGAGGTCGAGCCGGTCGAGGCCGAGGTGCACGCCCGCACCACCCGGCTGCGCGAGTCCGGCGGTGACCACTGGACCCCCGACCCGGTCATCGCCGAGCTGCAGGCGAAGGCGCGCGCCCAGGGCCTGTGGAACCTCTTCCTGCCGGCCGAGCACGCCGGTCGCTACGCCGCCGACTTCGGCACCGACGGCGGCGAGGGGCTGAGCAACGTCGACTACGCGCCGGTCGCCGAGGCGATGGGTCGCTCCTTCCTCGCTCCCCTGGTCTTCAACTCCAACGCCCCCGACACGGGCAACATGGAGGTGCTGCTGCGCTACGGGACCGAGGAGCAGAAGGCGCAGTGGCTCGAGCCCCTGCTCCGCGCGGAGATCCGCAGCGCGTTCTGCATGACCGAGCCGGACGTGGCCTCCTCCGACGCCACCAACATGGCTGCGACCGCCCGCCTCGAGGGCGACGAGGTCGTCATCAACGGTCGCAAGTGGTGGTCGACCGGCGTCGGCAACCCCGACTGCAAGGTCCTGGTGTTCATGGGGCTCTCCGACCCCGACGCCGACCGGCACTCGCGGCACACGATGGTGCTGGTCCCCCGCGACGCCCCCGGCGTGACGGTCGAGCGGATGCTCACCACGATGGGCTACTACGACGAGCCGCTCGGCCACGGCGAGGTGTCCTTCGACGACGTGCGGGTGCCCGCGTCCAACATCCTGCTCGGCCCGGGCCGCGCCTTCGAGATCGCCCAGGGCCGCCTCGGCCCCGGTCGGGTGCACCACTGCATGCGCGCCATCGGGCTCGCCGAGCGCGCGCTCGAGCTCGGCTGCGCGCGCGCCGTCTCGCGCACCGCGTTCGGCAAGCCGATCGCGAACCTCGGCGGCAACCGGGAGCGGATCGCGGACGCCCGGATCGCGATCAACCGCTCCCGGCTGCTGGTGATGCACGCCGCGTGGCTGCTCGACCAGGGCATGAGCCGCGAGGCGTACTCCGCGGTGAGCGAGATCAAGGTCGAGGTCCCGAACATGGCGCTCGACGTCATCGACACCGCGATCCAGCTGCACGGCGGTGCCGGCGTCTCCGACGACTTCCCGCTCGCCAACGCATGGGTCGGCGCCCGCACGCTGCGGCTGGCCGACGGGCCCGATGAGGTGCACCGCAACGTGGTCGCCAAGATCGAGCTCGGGAAGCACGCGTGA